The proteins below are encoded in one region of Sulfuricella sp.:
- a CDS encoding DUF190 domain-containing protein: MQGICLKLFVSEAERHEGSLLYEWLLEQAKVLGIRGGTAIRAIAGYGRHGRLHEEAFFELAGELPVEIEFFLSEPEAGQMLALLKRHQLRLCYAMMAAEHGITE, from the coding sequence ATGCAGGGCATTTGTCTGAAACTGTTTGTCAGCGAGGCAGAGCGGCATGAAGGCAGCCTGCTTTATGAGTGGCTGCTGGAACAAGCGAAAGTACTGGGCATTCGCGGCGGCACTGCAATCCGGGCTATTGCCGGTTATGGCCGGCACGGCAGGCTGCATGAAGAAGCTTTTTTCGAACTGGCGGGAGAGCTACCGGTGGAGATCGAGTTTTTTCTCAGCGAACCCGAAGCAGGGCAGATGCTGGCGCTACTCAAGCGCCACCAGCTGCGGCTATGCTATGCCATGATGGCGGCCGAGCACGGCATTACTGAATAG
- the crcB gene encoding fluoride efflux transporter CrcB, protein MAWYSLVAVGAGAALGAWLRWWFGLWLNPLFPVLPLGTLAANLLGGYLMGLAMVLFTEYPGLSPEARLLIATGFLGGLTTFSTFSAETATLLLRAQYAWVAGIVGLHVAGSLAMTLLGIWTVKAFRG, encoded by the coding sequence ATGGCTTGGTACAGCTTGGTTGCAGTTGGGGCAGGCGCTGCATTAGGGGCATGGTTGCGCTGGTGGTTCGGGCTGTGGCTCAATCCACTGTTCCCGGTGTTGCCGCTCGGCACACTGGCAGCTAATTTGCTTGGTGGCTATCTGATGGGATTGGCCATGGTGTTGTTCACCGAATATCCGGGTCTTTCCCCGGAAGCGCGTTTGCTGATCGCGACCGGCTTCCTTGGCGGCCTGACCACTTTTTCCACCTTCTCGGCAGAAACGGCAACCTTGCTGCTACGGGCCCAATATGCCTGGGTGGCCGGGATCGTGGGGCTGCACGTGGCGGGTTCGCTGGCCATGACGCTGTTGGGTATCTGGACGGTAAAAGCATTCAGGGGGTGA